The following are encoded together in the Microterricola viridarii genome:
- a CDS encoding FtsW/RodA/SpoVE family cell cycle protein, whose protein sequence is MPVVSRASAQPATAPVRRIRIPQKFRNLELALLIFACAINAIAIVLVQLGALGHIDTTLIVLGAGLSLLVFGMHVAMRFVARDADPFILPIATVLNGLGIAMIYRIDIAFGDTGWASAAVRQIVWSSLAIIAAIAVILVIRNHRVLFRYTYVAGFVAVFLLLLPLVPGLGREVNGARVWIGVGDFATFQPGEIAKIALAVFFAGYLVRNRDSLSMVGTKFLGMRMPRARDLGPLLVVWALSMSVIVFQRDLGTALLYFGLFMVMLYVATGRLSWVLLGFSLFLGGALVASQTLDYVNGRFTHWLDAFNPAVYDAFGGSYQLVQGIFGLANGGLLGTGLGQGRPDLTPVPQSDFIIASLGEELGLAGLFAILALYLLFIARGFRIGFAGQDDFGKLLGVGLAFVVALQCFIVIGGVTRVIPLTGLTTPFLAAGGSSLVANWIVAALLLRLSDTVRNQPRLVVNE, encoded by the coding sequence ATGCCAGTCGTGTCCCGGGCTAGCGCGCAGCCGGCGACGGCGCCGGTGCGCCGCATCCGGATCCCGCAGAAGTTCCGCAACCTCGAGCTGGCGCTGCTGATCTTCGCTTGCGCGATCAACGCCATCGCGATCGTCCTGGTGCAGTTGGGCGCGCTCGGCCACATCGACACCACGCTCATCGTGCTCGGCGCCGGCCTCTCGCTGCTCGTCTTCGGCATGCACGTGGCGATGCGTTTCGTCGCCCGCGACGCCGACCCGTTCATCCTGCCGATCGCCACCGTGCTGAACGGCCTCGGCATCGCCATGATCTACCGCATCGACATCGCCTTCGGCGACACCGGCTGGGCGAGCGCCGCCGTGCGCCAGATCGTGTGGAGCTCGCTGGCGATCATCGCGGCGATCGCCGTGATCCTGGTGATCCGCAACCACCGGGTGCTGTTCCGCTACACCTACGTCGCTGGCTTCGTCGCGGTCTTCCTGCTGCTGCTGCCCCTCGTTCCGGGCCTCGGCCGCGAGGTGAACGGCGCCCGCGTCTGGATCGGCGTCGGCGACTTCGCCACGTTCCAGCCCGGTGAGATCGCCAAGATCGCCCTCGCCGTGTTCTTCGCCGGCTACCTGGTGCGCAACCGCGACAGCCTGTCAATGGTCGGCACCAAGTTCCTCGGCATGCGGATGCCGCGCGCACGCGACCTCGGCCCGCTTCTCGTGGTCTGGGCTCTCTCGATGTCGGTCATCGTGTTCCAGCGCGACCTCGGAACCGCCCTGCTCTACTTCGGCCTGTTCATGGTGATGCTCTACGTCGCCACCGGCCGGCTGAGCTGGGTGTTGCTCGGCTTCAGCCTGTTCCTCGGCGGCGCCCTCGTGGCCAGCCAGACGCTCGACTACGTCAACGGCCGGTTCACCCACTGGCTCGACGCCTTCAACCCAGCGGTCTACGACGCGTTCGGCGGCAGCTATCAGCTGGTGCAGGGCATCTTCGGCCTCGCCAACGGCGGGCTCCTCGGCACCGGCCTCGGCCAGGGCCGCCCGGATCTCACCCCCGTACCGCAGAGTGACTTCATCATCGCGAGCCTTGGCGAGGAACTCGGCCTAGCCGGGCTGTTCGCGATCCTCGCGCTCTACCTGCTCTTCATCGCCCGCGGCTTCCGCATCGGTTTCGCCGGCCAGGACGACTTCGGCAAGCTGCTCGGCGTCGGCCTCGCCTTCGTCGTGGCCCTGCAGTGCTTCATCGTGATCGGCGGCGTCACCCGGGTGATCCCGCTCACCGGCCTGACCACCCCGTTCCTGGCCGCCGGTGGCTCCTCGCTGGTGGCGAACTGGATCGTCGCCGCCCTTCTGCTGCGCCTCTCTGACACGGTGCGCAATCAGCCCCGTCTGGTGGTGAACGAATGA
- a CDS encoding NUDIX hydrolase, with protein MDFRIAAYGVIIRDGRILLSHWNEHGRNGWTLPGGGLEGAENPSQTAIREIFEETGYHAGLEVLLGIDNHIIAAHSRQPGAAGRPLNTIRVVYRAHIISGELAHERGGSSDEARWVPLEELKSLKTVELVRIGLALNETRPPNGILIER; from the coding sequence ATGGACTTCAGGATTGCGGCCTACGGGGTGATCATCCGCGATGGACGCATCCTGCTCTCGCACTGGAACGAGCACGGCCGCAACGGCTGGACCTTGCCGGGTGGCGGGCTCGAGGGCGCCGAGAACCCGTCACAGACCGCCATTCGTGAGATCTTCGAGGAGACCGGCTACCACGCCGGCCTCGAGGTGCTGCTCGGCATCGACAACCACATCATCGCCGCACACTCCCGCCAACCCGGTGCTGCCGGCCGGCCGCTGAACACCATCCGCGTGGTCTACCGGGCGCACATCATCTCGGGCGAGCTCGCCCACGAACGCGGCGGATCCAGCGACGAGGCCCGCTGGGTTCCCCTCGAGGAGCTGAAGTCGCTGAAGACGGTCGAACTCGTGCGGATCGGACTGGCGCTCAACGAGACTCGCCCGCCCAACGGCATCCTGATCGAGCGCTGA
- a CDS encoding serine/threonine protein kinase, translated as MRPTTGLTFGGRYELLSRIAIGGMGEVWKATDLVIGRQVAIKILKDEYLGDPGFLERFRAEARHAALVNHEGIANVFDYGEEEGSAFLVMELVPGEALSTILERDHVLPTDKVLDIVAQTASALHAAHAAGLVHRDIKPGNLLITPDGRVKITDFGIARIADQVPLTATGQVMGTVQYLSPEQASGHPASPTTDIYSLGIVAYEALAGRRPFTGESQVAIAMAQINEAPPELPLTISEPVRNLVFACIAKNPADRPASAAHLARAATALRRGDVQAAAASVPAIAGITAAGDDLTALFPTQTGAPTAATTVLPASGAIAGSMTRSDAVVAEKKKKKRSPWTWPLIALIALLALVLIGAIVALATQNNKPAPAPSTPATSQTPITTPKPTVTTPPPATTASIVESDFIGLTADEARAKLGDLGMTADVKTGNAATTSDDVNHVYAVNPTGKNVALGTTITVTVWGDVVMPSAPSAGPSLVSGSEPFEPGADVTVSWPSQSCPSGQELSGYGVAVSGEGAAVKVQDQSPGGSRTAVITAGSAPFSVTFTYFCGPFESPSSPALNVDVKQAQPTPAPEGSGQTPAPSKKPE; from the coding sequence ATGAGACCTACGACAGGGCTCACCTTCGGGGGACGTTACGAGCTCCTTTCGCGGATTGCGATCGGCGGCATGGGCGAGGTATGGAAAGCCACTGACCTCGTCATCGGCCGCCAGGTCGCCATCAAGATCCTCAAGGACGAATATCTCGGGGATCCGGGCTTCCTCGAGCGTTTCCGCGCCGAAGCCCGCCACGCCGCCCTGGTCAACCACGAGGGCATCGCCAACGTCTTCGACTACGGCGAGGAGGAAGGCAGCGCCTTCCTCGTGATGGAGCTCGTGCCCGGTGAGGCGCTCTCCACCATCCTCGAGCGCGACCACGTCCTCCCCACCGACAAGGTGCTCGACATCGTCGCGCAGACCGCGTCGGCACTGCACGCCGCACACGCCGCCGGTCTCGTGCACCGCGACATCAAGCCGGGCAACCTGCTCATCACGCCGGACGGCCGCGTCAAGATCACCGACTTCGGCATTGCCCGGATCGCTGACCAGGTGCCGCTGACCGCCACCGGCCAGGTCATGGGAACGGTGCAGTACCTCTCGCCCGAGCAGGCGTCCGGACACCCAGCCTCCCCCACGACCGACATCTACTCCCTCGGCATCGTTGCCTACGAGGCGCTTGCTGGCCGCCGCCCCTTCACGGGCGAGTCCCAGGTCGCCATTGCCATGGCTCAGATCAACGAGGCACCGCCGGAGCTGCCGCTCACCATCTCCGAGCCGGTGCGCAACCTGGTTTTCGCCTGCATCGCCAAGAACCCGGCCGACCGGCCCGCCTCCGCCGCGCACCTGGCGCGGGCGGCGACGGCGCTGCGCCGCGGCGACGTGCAGGCTGCTGCTGCCTCCGTGCCCGCCATCGCGGGCATCACGGCGGCCGGCGACGACCTCACCGCTCTCTTCCCCACCCAGACGGGCGCACCGACGGCAGCCACCACCGTGCTGCCGGCATCCGGTGCCATCGCCGGGTCGATGACCCGCTCAGACGCCGTTGTCGCCGAGAAAAAGAAGAAGAAGCGCAGCCCGTGGACCTGGCCGCTGATCGCGCTGATCGCGTTGCTCGCGCTCGTGCTGATCGGGGCCATCGTCGCCCTGGCCACCCAGAACAACAAGCCGGCGCCGGCTCCGAGCACGCCCGCCACCTCCCAGACACCCATCACTACGCCGAAGCCGACCGTGACGACGCCGCCGCCTGCGACGACCGCGTCGATCGTCGAGTCCGATTTCATCGGCCTCACCGCCGACGAGGCCCGCGCAAAGCTGGGCGACCTGGGCATGACGGCCGACGTGAAGACCGGCAACGCCGCGACGACCTCTGACGACGTGAACCACGTGTACGCGGTCAACCCCACGGGCAAGAACGTCGCCCTGGGCACGACCATCACCGTCACGGTCTGGGGCGATGTCGTCATGCCGAGCGCACCGAGCGCAGGGCCTTCCCTGGTCAGCGGCTCCGAGCCGTTTGAGCCGGGCGCCGACGTCACCGTCAGCTGGCCGTCACAGAGCTGCCCGAGTGGCCAGGAGCTGAGCGGCTACGGCGTCGCCGTCAGCGGCGAGGGCGCAGCGGTCAAGGTGCAGGACCAGAGCCCCGGGGGCTCGCGCACCGCCGTGATCACGGCCGGAAGCGCGCCGTTCTCGGTCACCTTCACCTATTTCTGCGGCCCGTTCGAGTCGCCCAGCTCGCCGGCGTTGAACGTTGACGTGAAGCAGGCCCAGCCAACCCCGGCACCGGAGGGGTCGGGTCAGACCCCCGCGCCGAGCAAGAAGCCCGAGTAG
- a CDS encoding class E sortase gives MSEAAATPKTRRQRRSRARDRPRVSVIGVLGELLLTAGVLVLLFLAWQLWWNDAIMANQQKSSAASQSQEWIAQADAPTAPAPVATDPAEPVDYGEPPVAAPPEHGEILGVLYVPRFGPEYARNIAQGTTTDVLNSMYLGVGRYENTQMPGEVGNMALAAHRSAWGGGMHLVNELQLGDAIYVQTADGYYTYRFRNHEYVQPSAGDVLAPVPRAAGTAPGERIITLTTCNPLLSTDERIISYGVFESWQPLSAGPPKEIAAQVAAQAQEG, from the coding sequence ATGAGTGAGGCCGCCGCGACGCCGAAGACTCGGCGTCAGCGCCGCAGCCGCGCTCGTGACCGCCCCCGTGTGAGCGTCATCGGGGTCCTGGGTGAGCTGCTCCTCACCGCCGGCGTGCTCGTGCTGTTGTTCCTCGCCTGGCAGCTCTGGTGGAACGACGCCATCATGGCGAACCAGCAGAAGAGCTCTGCGGCGTCCCAGAGCCAGGAATGGATCGCGCAGGCCGACGCCCCCACCGCCCCGGCGCCGGTGGCCACCGACCCGGCCGAGCCCGTCGACTATGGCGAACCGCCCGTGGCGGCGCCGCCGGAGCACGGCGAGATCCTCGGGGTGCTCTACGTGCCCCGGTTCGGGCCGGAGTACGCTCGCAACATCGCGCAGGGCACCACCACGGACGTGCTGAACAGCATGTACCTGGGCGTCGGTCGCTACGAGAACACGCAGATGCCGGGCGAGGTCGGCAACATGGCACTGGCGGCGCACCGCAGCGCGTGGGGCGGCGGCATGCACTTGGTCAACGAGCTCCAGCTCGGCGACGCCATCTACGTGCAGACGGCCGACGGCTACTACACCTACCGTTTCCGCAACCACGAGTACGTGCAGCCGAGCGCCGGTGACGTGCTCGCCCCGGTGCCGCGCGCAGCAGGCACCGCGCCGGGTGAGCGCATCATCACGCTCACCACCTGCAACCCCCTGCTCTCCACCGACGAGCGCATCATCTCTTACGGGGTGTTCGAGTCCTGGCAGCCATTGAGCGCCGGGCCGCCCAAGGAGATCGCCGCACAAGTCGCCGCTCAGGCGCAGGAAGGCTGA
- a CDS encoding anthranilate synthase component II, with the protein MTRVLVIDNYDSFVYTLNGYLQELGAETTVVRNDDYPVEDAAARAAEYDAVLVSPGPGKPADAGVSIATVRAAYAADQPLLGVCLGHQAIAEAFGATVTNAEELMHGKTSLVTHDDSDFYARVPQPFTATRYHSLAVVEETVPAELVITSRTQGGVIMGLRHASAPLYGVQFHPESVLTEGGYLMLGNWLEQAGLSGAAERALGLNPLVRLG; encoded by the coding sequence ATGACACGTGTACTCGTCATCGACAACTACGACAGCTTTGTCTACACACTGAACGGCTATCTGCAGGAGCTTGGCGCAGAGACGACCGTTGTGCGCAACGACGACTACCCGGTGGAGGATGCCGCCGCGCGCGCGGCCGAGTACGACGCCGTGCTGGTCTCTCCCGGCCCGGGCAAGCCCGCCGACGCCGGAGTGTCGATCGCGACCGTGCGCGCCGCGTACGCCGCCGACCAGCCGCTGCTCGGTGTCTGCCTCGGCCACCAGGCCATTGCGGAGGCATTCGGGGCCACGGTGACCAACGCCGAGGAACTCATGCACGGCAAGACCTCGCTGGTCACGCACGACGACAGCGACTTCTACGCCCGCGTGCCGCAGCCGTTCACGGCGACCCGTTACCACTCCCTCGCCGTCGTCGAGGAGACGGTGCCGGCCGAGCTCGTGATCACCTCACGCACCCAGGGCGGCGTCATCATGGGCCTCAGGCACGCCTCAGCGCCCCTCTACGGCGTGCAGTTCCACCCCGAGTCCGTTCTGACAGAGGGCGGCTACCTGATGCTCGGAAACTGGCTGGAGCAGGCGGGGCTCTCTGGCGCCGCCGAGCGTGCGCTCGGCCTGAACCCGCTGGTGCGCCTGGGCTGA
- a CDS encoding DUF3566 domain-containing protein, which produces MSSVADKLAKKSNRRPATKQVRLKLVYVDFWSAVKLSFLISICMAIVTIVGTFLIYTVLDQTEIFAEADKLFKDVTGGAQSLTSFISLPQVMGFTTVVALLDIVIVTALGAIMAVLYNLSVKVTGGILVGFTNN; this is translated from the coding sequence ATGAGTAGTGTCGCTGACAAACTTGCCAAGAAGTCGAACCGTCGCCCGGCGACGAAGCAGGTGCGACTCAAGCTGGTCTACGTCGATTTCTGGTCGGCCGTCAAGCTGTCGTTCCTGATTTCGATCTGCATGGCCATCGTCACGATCGTGGGCACGTTCCTGATCTACACGGTGCTGGACCAGACCGAGATCTTCGCCGAAGCCGACAAGCTCTTCAAGGACGTCACCGGCGGCGCGCAGAGCCTCACCAGCTTCATCTCGTTGCCCCAGGTGATGGGCTTCACCACGGTCGTCGCACTGCTCGACATCGTCATCGTCACGGCGCTCGGCGCGATTATGGCCGTGCTGTACAACCTCAGCGTGAAGGTCACCGGCGGCATTCTCGTCGGCTTCACCAACAACTAG
- a CDS encoding rhomboid family intramembrane serine protease gives MREQRASAARTKPAILTRMTGQGAPVVTYSIIGLTLLVFVLQWIPGLGVTNALFFTPITVSTHIFEPWRLFTVVLVHSTSFILHVALNMYTLWIFGQLLERMLGRVRFLALYLISALAGSVGVVLLSSPTTQVVGASGAIFGLMGAFLVIQRRMGGDARQLLVLLGINLVIGFIPGLNIAWQAHLGGLVGGALVGLIFMETRKREQKGLQIVLLSALTVVLLLLSMRYVFFPLV, from the coding sequence ATGCGTGAGCAGCGGGCATCCGCGGCACGCACCAAGCCGGCCATCCTGACCCGGATGACGGGCCAGGGCGCCCCCGTGGTGACCTACAGCATCATCGGGCTCACCCTGCTGGTCTTCGTGCTGCAGTGGATTCCCGGGCTCGGCGTCACGAACGCGCTGTTCTTCACGCCGATCACCGTGTCGACGCACATCTTCGAGCCGTGGCGGCTTTTCACCGTCGTGCTCGTGCACTCGACCAGCTTCATCCTGCACGTGGCGCTCAACATGTACACGCTGTGGATCTTCGGGCAGCTGCTCGAGCGGATGCTCGGCCGCGTCCGCTTCCTCGCGCTCTATCTGATCAGCGCGCTGGCCGGCTCGGTCGGCGTCGTGCTGCTGAGCTCGCCGACGACCCAGGTGGTCGGCGCCTCCGGCGCCATCTTCGGCCTCATGGGCGCCTTCCTGGTGATCCAACGCCGGATGGGCGGCGACGCCCGCCAGCTGCTCGTGTTGCTCGGCATCAACCTCGTCATCGGCTTCATCCCCGGCCTGAACATCGCTTGGCAGGCGCACCTCGGCGGACTCGTCGGCGGCGCGCTCGTCGGTTTGATCTTCATGGAGACCCGCAAGCGCGAGCAGAAAGGCCTGCAGATCGTGCTCCTCAGCGCGCTCACGGTCGTGCTGCTGCTGCTCAGCATGCGCTACGTCTTCTTCCCCCTGGTCTGA
- the pknB gene encoding Stk1 family PASTA domain-containing Ser/Thr kinase, translating to MSEEGRLIAGRYRVGELIGRGGMSDVHRGTDSRLGRTVAIKLLKPSLASDPAFRTRFRQEAQAAARMAHPTIVRVFDAGEETVVDASGHETQLPFIVMEYVDGTLLKDLIKQGPLASSEAVRILEGVLTALEYSHRAGVVHRDIKPGNIMITRNGQVKVMDFGIARAISDSSTTVAQTTAILGTASYFSPEQAKGEIVDARTDLYSTGVVLFEMLTARPPFRGDTPVAVAYQHVSEVAPKPSSFNPQVSPALDAVVARAMTKDRERRYQSAAEFRSELELAGAGHVPIHHEPDGAATALFSHDPHAVSGSELALKQLSEDTGMVRTQRRPPALWIWAGVVSIIVIVITVMLWAMNLSPNTELPPTSREVPVLTGQTFAEAQTALGGLELQATELREASATVPADQVIRTDPVAGTIVNPDTMIKVYVSSGKTAIAVPDVSNISLADAEAKLAAAGFQLGLTTKQNSPTIPADIVLSTAPAAGAEAHEGDTVDVTISSGLVLLPDLTGQTLSAATSILQGPDLQLTATAVPDVNCPAQPNDPIVRQSLAAGDVPQKSQVEITYCSGK from the coding sequence GTGTCTGAGGAAGGTCGCCTGATCGCTGGGCGCTACCGTGTGGGCGAGCTCATCGGGCGCGGTGGGATGTCAGACGTTCACCGCGGCACCGACTCGCGGCTCGGCCGGACGGTGGCCATCAAGCTGCTGAAGCCGTCCCTGGCCAGTGACCCGGCGTTCCGTACCCGGTTCCGGCAGGAGGCGCAGGCAGCGGCGCGCATGGCGCACCCGACGATCGTGCGCGTCTTTGACGCCGGCGAGGAGACGGTCGTCGACGCCAGCGGGCACGAGACGCAACTGCCGTTCATCGTGATGGAGTACGTCGACGGCACACTGTTGAAGGACCTGATCAAACAGGGCCCACTCGCCTCCAGTGAAGCCGTGCGCATTCTCGAAGGCGTGCTGACCGCGCTCGAGTACTCACACCGCGCCGGTGTCGTGCACCGCGACATCAAGCCCGGCAACATCATGATCACGCGCAACGGCCAGGTCAAGGTGATGGACTTCGGCATCGCCAGGGCCATCTCCGACTCTTCGACGACCGTCGCGCAGACCACGGCGATCCTGGGCACCGCCTCCTACTTTTCGCCGGAGCAGGCCAAGGGCGAGATCGTCGACGCCCGCACCGACCTCTACTCGACCGGCGTCGTGCTGTTCGAGATGCTCACCGCCCGGCCGCCGTTCCGCGGCGACACCCCGGTAGCCGTCGCCTACCAGCACGTTTCCGAGGTCGCCCCCAAGCCGAGCAGCTTCAACCCCCAGGTCTCCCCCGCCCTCGATGCGGTCGTGGCGCGGGCCATGACAAAGGACAGGGAGCGGCGCTACCAGAGCGCGGCCGAGTTCCGCTCCGAGCTGGAGCTCGCCGGAGCCGGCCATGTTCCGATCCATCACGAGCCCGATGGCGCTGCGACCGCCCTGTTCAGCCATGACCCGCACGCGGTCTCCGGCTCGGAGCTGGCGCTCAAGCAGCTCTCCGAAGACACCGGCATGGTGCGCACTCAGCGGCGCCCACCGGCACTCTGGATCTGGGCCGGCGTGGTGAGCATCATCGTCATCGTCATCACGGTCATGCTGTGGGCCATGAACCTGAGCCCGAACACCGAGCTCCCGCCGACCTCCCGCGAGGTGCCGGTGCTGACCGGGCAGACCTTCGCTGAGGCACAAACAGCCTTGGGCGGGCTCGAGCTGCAGGCGACAGAGCTGCGCGAGGCGAGCGCCACCGTTCCGGCTGACCAGGTGATCCGCACCGACCCGGTCGCCGGCACCATCGTCAACCCGGACACGATGATCAAGGTCTACGTGTCCTCGGGCAAGACGGCCATCGCGGTGCCGGATGTCAGCAATATCAGCCTCGCCGATGCCGAGGCGAAGCTGGCGGCCGCCGGTTTCCAGCTCGGGCTCACCACGAAGCAGAACTCGCCGACCATCCCCGCCGACATCGTGCTCTCGACCGCTCCGGCCGCCGGCGCGGAGGCACACGAGGGCGACACGGTCGATGTGACGATCTCCAGCGGGCTCGTTCTGCTGCCCGATCTCACCGGTCAGACCCTCAGCGCCGCAACGTCCATCCTGCAGGGCCCTGACCTCCAGCTCACCGCCACGGCCGTGCCCGATGTGAACTGCCCGGCGCAGCCGAACGATCCGATCGTGCGGCAGTCATTGGCGGCCGGGGACGTTCCGCAGAAGTCTCAGGTCGAGATCACCTACTGCTCGGGCAAGTAG
- a CDS encoding cell division protein CrgA: MARTKSSKPAPVVENRSGEDAPNAVWFKPVMFGFMLLGLVWIIVFYVSQGAFPVAALGSWNILVGFGIAFIGFLMTTRWR; encoded by the coding sequence ATGGCACGCACGAAATCATCGAAGCCCGCACCAGTGGTCGAGAACCGCTCTGGTGAAGACGCCCCGAACGCGGTCTGGTTCAAGCCCGTGATGTTCGGCTTCATGCTGCTCGGTCTGGTGTGGATCATCGTGTTCTACGTCAGCCAGGGCGCGTTCCCCGTCGCGGCGCTCGGCTCGTGGAATATCCTCGTCGGCTTCGGCATCGCCTTCATCGGCTTCCTCATGACCACCCGCTGGCGCTAA
- a CDS encoding peptidylprolyl isomerase translates to MSKHTAVATLNTNYGPIKVNLFGNHAPKTVRNFVGLATGEQEWTHPATGVKSNTPLYNGVVFHRIIPGFMIQGGDPLGQGIGGPGYQFDDEISPDLDFTEPYMLAMANAGTQGGRGTNGSQFFITTAPTTWLQGKHSIFGAVEDADSRAIVDKLGSVPTDGRDRPLDDVVIESITIEQL, encoded by the coding sequence ATGTCCAAGCACACCGCTGTCGCAACGCTCAACACCAACTACGGCCCGATCAAGGTGAACCTGTTCGGCAACCACGCCCCGAAGACCGTCCGCAACTTTGTTGGGCTCGCCACCGGTGAGCAGGAATGGACCCACCCGGCCACGGGCGTGAAGAGCAACACCCCGCTGTACAACGGCGTCGTGTTCCACCGCATCATCCCCGGATTCATGATCCAGGGCGGCGACCCGCTGGGTCAGGGCATCGGCGGCCCCGGCTACCAGTTCGACGACGAGATCAGCCCCGACCTCGACTTCACCGAGCCCTACATGCTGGCCATGGCCAACGCGGGCACTCAGGGCGGCCGCGGCACCAACGGCTCGCAGTTCTTCATCACCACCGCACCCACCACCTGGCTGCAGGGCAAGCACTCGATCTTCGGTGCCGTTGAGGACGCCGACTCCCGTGCGATCGTCGACAAGCTCGGCTCGGTCCCCACGGACGGACGCGACCGCCCGCTCGACGACGTCGTCATCGAGAGCATCACCATCGAGCAGCTCTAA
- a CDS encoding peptidoglycan D,D-transpeptidase FtsI family protein — translation MNRELKRVSIVVFLMFMALFSSATIIQVFQADNLSSDARNQRTLYDSYKVERGPILVGGAPVAESLPSNDNYRFQRVYSNGPVYAPITGFFPVNGEPTGLEGALNSYLSGTANSQFLDSLERLFTGQERKGASVSATIDPVAQQAAWDALGDYTGSVVVTEPKTGRVLAMVSKPSFDPNVLAVHDSELVDQSYEALLADPGDPLINRAIGGDMNPPGSVFKLVVVAAALESGKYTPDSEFPNPLTLQLPGTDTVIRNSGGDDCGGAPTVTIATALRLSCNVPMAELGIELGDTAIREQAEKFGFNHEFDIPLAVEASTYPRGLDDAETAMTAYGQFDVRATPLQMAMVSAAIANGGIVMNPNMVDAITAPNLSPLQTFKPSEFQRAISPETAATMSQMMVNGVENGAASNARIDGVSVAGKTGTAENGGDLPYTLWFTGFAPANDPQYAITVLIEDGGGLGQTGYGNLLAAPVAQQVLEAVLNK, via the coding sequence ATGAACCGCGAACTCAAGCGCGTGAGCATCGTCGTGTTCCTGATGTTCATGGCCCTGTTCAGCTCGGCCACGATCATCCAGGTGTTCCAGGCCGACAACCTCAGTAGCGACGCGCGCAACCAGCGCACGCTCTACGACAGCTACAAGGTGGAGCGCGGCCCCATCCTCGTCGGCGGAGCCCCGGTCGCCGAGTCCCTGCCCTCCAACGACAACTACCGCTTCCAGCGGGTGTACAGCAACGGTCCGGTCTACGCCCCGATCACGGGTTTCTTCCCGGTCAACGGCGAGCCAACGGGCCTGGAGGGCGCCCTCAACAGCTACCTGAGCGGAACGGCCAACTCGCAGTTCCTCGACTCACTGGAGCGACTGTTCACCGGCCAGGAGCGCAAGGGCGCCTCGGTGAGCGCGACCATCGATCCGGTTGCACAGCAGGCGGCCTGGGATGCCCTCGGCGACTACACCGGCTCCGTCGTCGTCACGGAGCCCAAGACCGGCCGCGTGCTGGCCATGGTCTCCAAGCCGAGTTTCGACCCCAACGTGCTGGCCGTGCACGACAGCGAGCTCGTCGACCAGAGCTATGAGGCGCTTCTCGCAGACCCGGGCGACCCACTCATCAACCGCGCCATCGGCGGAGACATGAACCCGCCCGGCTCCGTCTTCAAGCTCGTCGTCGTCGCGGCTGCCCTCGAGTCCGGCAAGTACACGCCGGATAGCGAGTTCCCGAACCCGCTGACCCTGCAGCTGCCCGGCACCGACACCGTCATCCGCAACAGCGGCGGCGATGACTGTGGCGGCGCCCCGACGGTCACCATTGCGACCGCGCTCCGGCTGAGCTGCAACGTGCCCATGGCCGAGCTCGGCATCGAACTCGGCGACACCGCCATCCGCGAGCAGGCAGAGAAGTTCGGCTTCAACCACGAGTTCGATATCCCGCTCGCGGTCGAGGCCAGCACCTACCCGCGCGGGCTGGATGACGCCGAGACGGCGATGACCGCATACGGCCAGTTCGACGTCCGCGCGACCCCCCTGCAGATGGCCATGGTGTCCGCCGCAATCGCCAACGGCGGCATCGTGATGAACCCGAACATGGTCGACGCGATCACCGCCCCCAACCTCAGTCCGCTGCAGACGTTCAAGCCGAGCGAGTTTCAGCGTGCCATCAGCCCGGAAACCGCTGCGACAATGAGCCAAATGATGGTCAACGGAGTCGAAAACGGTGCCGCGAGTAATGCAAGAATAGATGGGGTTAGTGTCGCCGGTAAGACGGGCACGGCAGAGAACGGCGGAGACCTTCCGTACACACTCTGGTTTACCGGTTTCGCTCCCGCGAATGATCCACAATATGCAATAACCGTCCTCATCGAGGACGGCGGGGGACTGGGCCAAACGGGGTACGGCAATCTTCTTGCCGCACCGGTCGCACAACAGGTACTAGAGGCGGTGCTGAATAAATGA